TGTAATCTTTCCATTTCATGGCGAAGTGTAATCACTTCTTTTTTGGGAAGTACTTCAAAAACACCTTTGATTTCCATGTCTTCCAATTCTCGCAGACGATTAATGCGTCTTTGAATGGTTTGGAAATTAGTAAGCATTCCGCCAAGCCATCTTTCATTCACATAAAACATTTCACATTTGATGGCCTCTTCTTTTACCGCGTCTTGTGCTTGCTTTTTTGTACCAACAAACAAAATTGTCTGACCTTGAGCCGCGATATCCCGCACAAAGTTGTATGCATCCTCTACCTTTTTAACGGTCTTTTGCAGATCAATAATGTAGATACCGTTACGCTCCGTAAAAATGTACGGAGCCATTTTGGGATTCCATCTTCTGGTTTGATGTCCGAAATGAACACCAGCCTCCAAAAGCTGTTTCATAGAAATAACTGACAAAAAAACACCCCCTGTTAATTTACCGCCGCCAATCGCATTTTTTGCCGCCACCTATAAGAAGGCACAGGAGACAAAATTGATTTGCGTGTGGAATTGCACCGAAAAGTAGTATATCATATCTTTTTAAAGATAACAAGACATTCTATACTATATTCTATACTATATTTTCTCATAATTTTACTGTTCTTATACCAAACTATAGTTTCTGATACTGAAAAATGCTATTTCTTACCCAACTGTAAGAATAGCATTATTTCTCCCTTTGCCATCCCGGTAGCTTTAGCGATCTCTGTGACATTATACCCTTGCGCGGACATACTTAGGACCAATCTCTGTCTATCATTGTTAGCCAAATCTTTATTGGAATGTTTCAAATACTCGTTAATCGCTAAAGTGTCGGGAACGGCACTGATTTGTATAGAATTTTTTCCATTTGTTTCATCTATTTGCGAACAACAGTCTAAGTACTCTGTATTATTTTCTTCTTCCTCGCGGTCTTTGATTTCTCGGCTTTTCATCGCCAATAATATGTATTCCGCTTGCTTTAATTGCTCATTAAGTAAATTCGATTTTGTTTGTGCCTCTTCCAGCAGGAATTCGAGATGAACAATTTTATCTTCCAACTGTTTGATAATCGTATCGGCAGTGCTCTCCAACTGCTGTTGTAGTTGAGTGGTCGGGTTGGTAAGATCAATGGAAAGCATTTTAATAAACACATCTTTTTTATATATGATAAGGAAAACAAAAAATAATAATAAAGTAAACGTAAAAATAACTCCTGTCAGCACAATTACACCTCTGGATTTTAGGTTTTGATGTCAATGATGTGACCCCTTACCGGATCAATTTGTATATCGGTTTCCGCGTCCGTCTTCGTTGTTGTATCTGAGTCATCAGAATCTGATGGCTTCATCTGAGAATTGTGTTGAGATTTTCCTTGCTTTTCCTTGGAAGCATTCTCTCTCTTTATTTTGCCGCCTTCACTCTTAGTGGCATTTTCTACTTGGCTCTGACGTTCCGCAGATACTTTTTGCATTTGTTCTGCAAACTGTTGCTGCTGAAGTGATGTTTGGTTTTCCATATGTTGCTGGCTTCTCCCCACGTCGGTTGAACGTGGAATGACGACTTGCATATCAATGGGTCGAATGCTCATACAATCACCACCGCTTTGACCTGATGCCGAAGAAGAATGAATCTATTGATACGAACCAACTTTTACTTCCCCGTCCTCGGCGTAAAATGACGCAAACTTTACAAGTTCCCGTATTGGCTTAACTAGAGTTCCTACAACAACCTTCACTCCCGGAAATACACTGTCAGCCACCTTTATTCGTCCATGGCGCATTTCCTCAAGTTGCAGTTCGATTTCGGTAATCCGGTTACGCATCGTTTCCAGCTGGCCCATTAGATGAAATTGCGCCTTAGTTAACTTCAGCAGCATCTCGCGTTTATCCGGAGGCAAGGTGGCTTGGTTCATAGAACGAAGTAAATTTAAGGCTTTCTGAGTTTGCTCCAGGCTTAGTTCAACCTTTTTTACCTCTTTACGAATCTGCTGATATTCTTCTCGCAAAGCAGGATTGACGCCAACTTCCAAATCAGTATTGGTAGCCAGGTTGGTTCCAACCACTTTAGCCTTGATCTCTTCGCCGGCACTGACATGACCCCCAACAATCAAGCCACGTTTGCCAAGGACGGTAACGTGCTTGCCGGCACTAATCCGGCTATGTAAAACAACGTCATCGACAATAGCATCTTTGCCGGCAATTATTGTTGCATTCTCGGCAAACTTAGCAACAACATTTTCGCCGGCTTTAACATAACCGCGATTCATCCCTTGAATTCCCATTCTTATGATAATATTCTTTCCTTCAACAATGCCGCCGCAAACGTTCCCCCCGATCTCCACATCCCCCTCAGCTTTCACACTAAATCCAGTTTGAACAGAACCGCGAATAACTACGCTGCCGACAAATTCAACATTTCCCGTCGATAAATCTACGTCCTCTTTGATTTCAATGACTGGGATCACGTGTATTTTATTGCCCTGAACCACCACTTGCCCCGCCTGCCCAGCCACAATACTATACTTATCAATAGCGACGACATTTTTGCCCAGAGGTAATACTACGTCTTTGCCGGGCTTGGCGACAACTTCATTGCCTAATACGTCTGTGCCGGATTCTCCCGGGGTTGCGGGAATTTTTGCCGCCAGTAACTGATCTTTCTCAACAGTAATAAACATATTTAAATTCTTGTAGTCCACTCTGCCGTCTTCCAGCTCAACCGGACGCCCTTTATTCTCAAAATCAATGGCATATTTGATGCTTGCATTAGTACCATTCTCTTGTTTTTTCCCCTGGGCAAAAACCACCATAACGCCGGGTTTTTCGAAAGCTCGTTGAATGATAGCCTGATCAATCCCGAAAACGACGCCCGCCTTTTGAATTTTTTCCATTACCTCTTCCATGGATACCTGACGGCGGCATCCCTTAGGGATGACAATATTTAAAGAGGCTTCCATCCGGTCCCGTGAAACTACTACTTCAATATCAGGTTCAGCTTCAACGGGTTTCTCCCCGAATTTAACCGGAGTTCCGGCAGCCTCTTTTACGGTACGAATGAGTAGTGCATTGTCAACTTTATCAATTCCCAAGTTTGAAAAAGCGTCAAGGATAGCCTGTGACTTAACCGGTTTGCCAGAACCTTGAGGAGGAAAAACTGCTAAAAATATCCCCTGCTCATCAGTCGTTATATTGAAGTATCCATCCAGAGTGTCAATTTCATTTTCTGCCT
This window of the Methylomusa anaerophila genome carries:
- the rpsB gene encoding 30S ribosomal protein S2, coding for MSVISMKQLLEAGVHFGHQTRRWNPKMAPYIFTERNGIYIIDLQKTVKKVEDAYNFVRDIAAQGQTILFVGTKKQAQDAVKEEAIKCEMFYVNERWLGGMLTNFQTIQRRINRLRELEDMEIKGVFEVLPKKEVITLRHEMERLQKFLGGIKSMQKLPGALFVIDPRKERIAVAEARKLSIPIIGIVDTNCDPDEIDYIIPGNDDAIRAVKLLTAKMADAVLEGRQGEQMTE
- a CDS encoding FapA family protein translates to MSDTEERLLEQAENEIDTLDGYFNITTDEQGIFLAVFPPQGSGKPVKSQAILDAFSNLGIDKVDNALLIRTVKEAAGTPVKFGEKPVEAEPDIEVVVSRDRMEASLNIVIPKGCRRQVSMEEVMEKIQKAGVVFGIDQAIIQRAFEKPGVMVVFAQGKKQENGTNASIKYAIDFENKGRPVELEDGRVDYKNLNMFITVEKDQLLAAKIPATPGESGTDVLGNEVVAKPGKDVVLPLGKNVVAIDKYSIVAGQAGQVVVQGNKIHVIPVIEIKEDVDLSTGNVEFVGSVVIRGSVQTGFSVKAEGDVEIGGNVCGGIVEGKNIIIRMGIQGMNRGYVKAGENVVAKFAENATIIAGKDAIVDDVVLHSRISAGKHVTVLGKRGLIVGGHVSAGEEIKAKVVGTNLATNTDLEVGVNPALREEYQQIRKEVKKVELSLEQTQKALNLLRSMNQATLPPDKREMLLKLTKAQFHLMGQLETMRNRITEIELQLEEMRHGRIKVADSVFPGVKVVVGTLVKPIRELVKFASFYAEDGEVKVGSYQ